The following is a genomic window from Colletotrichum lupini chromosome 5, complete sequence.
GAGGCGTCGGACAGGGCGTCGTCCGAGTCGTCTCCGTGGTCAGAGTCGTCGTCAAAGAGGTCCTTCTTGACGTCCGCCATGGCGCGCTCGACGTCCTCCTCCTGGACCGCCTTGGGCGCGAACCGCACGGACTTGTTCTTCTTGTATTTGCCGTCCTTGGACGCCTTCTTCGCCGGCGGCGCGAAGAAGTCCTTGAAGTAGATGCCGTTCGCGTTgaactcctcctcctcgttgtCCATGGCGTCGTCCATGTCCTCGTCATCACTGGCACCCTCGGGGGCGTTGAGGTCCATGTCGCCGAATGTGGGCCCGTCGTCTTCCGAGTCCTCCTCGTCCGAGCCGGCGTCGTCTTCCATATCCATGTCCTTGTCCTTGTTTTTTGATGAGCTGGACTTAGCTGATGGTGCCATGGGGTCGGCGTTCCAGTCGATATCTTCGTCGTCGCTGTTGGCGTCCGTGTTGGGGTCTCCTCGCGCGTCCTGCTCTTCGAACCACTGGGTTTGCTTGTTGAAGGCGTCGATTGAGAAGAAACCGTCGTTGAGACCGTTGGGATCCTCAACGTATTCCTCCTCAtcatcctcttcttcctcctcgtcttcttcgCCATCCTCTTCCTCATTGTCTTCGTCCATGTCTTCGAGATCACCCGTGAGACCCTCAACGTCCGAGCCCTCAAGCTCCTCCGCATCAGAGTCCTCTTCGGCGTCCTCCAGATCAGAGCCTGACAGCTCTTCCTCGTCACTGGAGCcctcttcgtcgtcgtcaatATCTTCGGAAGCCGTCTCGAAAGAGAGAATAGAGCTCTCTGAACCATTGTCCTCGTTCGTGACAACCTCATTCCGGTCCTCGAGCTCCTGTAGTGTCTCCTTGGAGTGGTTCAAAGCGCTCTGAATGATACGACGGGCCTGCTGCCAGACCTGGCTCGTCTCGAACCCGTCAACATGGACCTTGCGAATCTTGAGAACATCGGGTctcgcgccgccgccgtcagcCCGCTTGCGCTTCTTCGTCGCCTCCTTCAGCAGGCGCAGCTGCTCGTCGCTAATCTGGCCGGCGAACGCATCGAGCGTGTCCTTGACGACCTGCAGAGAGGCGGACGGGATCGCGGGCGGCGGTTGGAGAAAGGCGTGTCGGTTCTGGGCGTCCAGGTTGTCGAAGAGGGCCTTTACGTCGACGATGCCGCCGTTGGGGAGCTGAGCGGCCATGCCGGGCGCAAATGTGAGGGTATTTGACGTCAGGGAGGAAGATGTGCTGCTGCCCGCCGCCAtgatactttttttttaatcgtgGCTCGCTCCCTCGGAGTATGCGTGTTTCGGCCGTGCAAGAATtggactttttatttttttggTCGGACATGGGCTTGCGCTCTCCGTCAAAAAAATTTGGGACCCCGCAAAACGTCCGGGTTCGTGGGTCTAATCATGATTGGCCAATGAGATCTACGCTGCCTGTCAAACCGCGTTAGCTAATCGCTACAGTTCATCCGTTCTGCACCCTTTTGGGTCGGCACGTATGGAATGATAGTCTCGCCATTGATTGCAAAGTGCAATCACTTGATGGTAGTATGTAAGACTATTGAATCGAAGTCGGAAGAACCTTACACAGAATCTTGTCAGCTACCTTGAATAGCGAAGTCCGAAGAACCAAGATTGGTTCAGATTGACCTCCGCCACTTTTATAGTCCAAGCAAGTTGCAGTTATATTGAGAAGCTTCTAAGACGAATACCTGCATGAAGTTCGTGTACATTATTTGCTTGTGCCAGACGTCCGTCGTTGAATGCCCGCTGCTGCACTGTTGGTAAGATTCCAGAACGTCCCGGCGCGGTGGTGGGGCCGATCTGATCCCATGATTAAGGTACCTCCGAAAGATTACTAAGAACGGCGAGACCCCAATGGCCTCGACTTACACATCCCAGCCCGTCGGAACTTGCTTCGTCTCACACACTACTCTGGAATCCAAGGTATCTATAAGCTATCGGTGCCAGATTTTCACAAGCCAAGCTCCTTGTCTAGCCAAACCACTATAGCAGTTTTGACCCAAGAAACACGCGCAAATCGGTCTCACACGTAAGTCTTCCTTCTGGTTCTGACTCTAGAGTGGAGAAGCACCCAGTTGAACCCTTGAGCTCTTGTTACACCTTTGCCATCTTGAAGCATCTCCTTCTTTCATCATCATCTTTAAAATGCCATGGAAATATACTCTCAGTTTCATCTCGCTCGATCATTGGAATGAGAGATTCAATCACGGTATTCCCCATATGACTCACAAGCTAAACCTCTGAGCAGCACCGTCAAAACGAGGCGCGACTTCCCACTTAGACGCACTTTAAgtgaaaggaaaagaggcttaagTTTGGTTTCAGTTTGACGAAAGCACGCCACGATCAGAGAATCCGCTATTCGCGGAAGGCGACGGATAGCCACGTTCTGGCACTCTCCGCGTCCGCAAAGACCATTTTCCACGGCGTACACTGTCTAGTATACGTTACTGTCAGAGACTCTACAGCGTCCAACTTGACTTCAAAATGTCCAAAGTGGGCGTCACAGACGATCCGGCCGCAGCAGTCGCGGCATCCCGCTCCGATGGCAAGACCCATCTTCTACTATGCGCCAGCGGCTCGGTTGCCACAATCAAACTGCCCAACATCATCAAGGCCCTCGGCCACCACAAGAACCTCGCCATCAGAGTCATCCTCACGGCTTCGGCAACAGAGTTTCTGAACGGTTCAACAGAGGAGCAGCCCTCTCTTGCCGCAATAAGAGCACTGCCGAATGTTGAAGGCATTCACTTGGACGCGGACGAGTGGGTGCAACCTTGGCGGCGGGGTTCGTCGATTCTGCATATCGAGTTGCGGCGGTGTAAGTCGAGATATTCCTGTGCCATATTTTCACTTGCTCGGGTTTGCTAACGTCTACTTACTCGTGTAGGGGCTGATCTAATGCTCATCGCGCCACTCTCGGCAAACACACTGGCTAAAATCGTCAACGGCTTCTCAGACAACCTTCTGGTGAGCATCGAACAACTGATATGTACGTTCTGCATCGTGGCTAATTCTTCTGTAGACGAGTGTGGTCCGAGCATGGGATACGGATGGACTCATCGACGGCCGGAAGAAGAAGATCCTCGTGGCTACCGCGATGAACTCGGCCATGTATGCGCATCCCATCACTGCAAAGCAGGTCAAGGTGCTCGAGGAGGAGTGGTCGTGGTTTGAGGTGTTGAGACCGATTGAGAAGACGCTTGCTTGCGGTGACACGGGGGGCGGTGCGATGATGTCGTGGGAGGACATAGTCAAGGTGACGGAGGCAAGGCTTGGCCTGTGATACCGTGTCACATAAGAAGTTATCGGAAGAAATTCAAATGAGGTTGTCCTCTTGGTATGCCTGATCTTATTTGTATGACCGTTCTATCTTTAGCTCACCTAGTCATCAAGGCATTGAGAAGACAGATAGAAACGAAAGCAGTAAGTGGGAAGGCCACTTGCGGATGACGACAGACACGGCGTGGAAACTTGGTTATAGCACATAGTCCCAGCAAGCACGGTATTCTTTTTAGATTGCTTCTGTCAAGTTCTTGTTCCACATATCTTTTCATGCTGTACGAAGGCGGTTATTCAGTTGCGccacaccccccccccccccccccctacgGTGATCCATGGGTCCATAACCAACAGAATATGTTAGACCGAATCGCCATGCATGTGCTACGTATGCACATAGTGAAGGAGAAGATCCGTTGGTTTGGAGCGGGCTGAGCGAGAGGAAAAGAAAGAGGGCGTACTGTCATCAATCAGGCAGATTCGTTCGTTCAACGCCTGTTAGAATGATCCAGAGAGCAGTCAGAATCAGAGTACCCGAGATGGGTATCGTGAGCTTGGGCTGGGGGGATGACATTTGCCGTACACTGATTGGCGCTCCGGGCAGCCCACATGGAGCCCGACCTCGGTGATGTCGGTGAGCAAAGGCCCAAGCTCCCTCACCGAGAACCACACCTCGGATTACATCACCCATTCCGCAATCCCATGACATACTCGCATTTCTCATCAACTGCCTCCCCCCGTTGACCACCCCTTCAACACACCCACTCCACAGCCAACATGTTCTCAAGGACGTTCCTCCGCTCAGTGAGTTCAGACTCGATTCCAAGAATAGTCTAAACAGCTCTTACCGTCCTGGTGCGCAATCGCTAATCATTGGTGTGTTTGTCTTTTCACAGAATTTCGCAAGGCAAGCCGTCCGGCCGGCGGCGCGCCCAATCGCCTTCCGGGCCCCGCTCCCCTTCCTCACCCAGCACCGCCTCATCTCCGACGAGACGAAGCAGGCCATCGAGAACGCCGTCGGCTCCGCGCCCGTCGTGCTCTTCATGAAGGGAACCCCCGAGACCCCCCAGTGCGGCTTCTCCCGCGCCTCGATCCAGATCCTCGGCCTCCAGGGCGTCGACCCCTCCAAGTTTGCCGCCTTCAACGTCCTGGCCGATCCCGAGCTGCGTCAAGGTATGTCGATGCGCTCTGCGCAGCAACTCGGAGCAAACGCACTGGCCTGGACTTTTGCATCGGAGCGAACGGAACGCTGACCTTTGGTGTTTGTGAGTAGGTATCAAGGAGTTCTCTGACTGGCCCACGATCCCCCAACTCTACGTCGACAAGGAGTTTGTCGGCGGGTGCGATATTCTCGTTTCCATGCACCAGAACGGCGAGCTGGCCAAGCTTctcgaggagaagaaggtccTTGCCGAGAccgagggcgagggcgagAAGAAGGAGTAAGAGCAAAGGAAAGCCAGAAATCCCGCGCTGGAAAAGCGTTGAGAATTGTACAACTGTATCATACTAAAGGAAAGCGGCAAGCTATGCGTGGATCATAGCCGGAGGAAACAGAGTGGTATTTATTGGCAAAGACCTAAACACTTTTAATCATGTACTCCTTTTTACGCAGCTGAAAGTCACGTTGAAAGGATGATGTGGGACGTGGGTGCGGCGATGCGATCCCCTTTTCCTCCTATGCAATCAAGTGAAGATATCGCGAGAGAAACCCAGAGGCTGGCGTTTCGATACAGCGAGATTCTTTCGCGCAATCAAGATCCAAAAGCGAACCTATTGTAACCGATAGGCACCATCGTTGGTTGGCATGCTGCACGGGGGCAAGTGACTCAAAGGAGCAAAAGACAGTTCCTCGATATGGGATCGAACAAAAAACTAAACGTCGAAATATGATGTTCAAAGAGACTGAGATCCACACTCGGGTCTTCCCCCATGAACCCCTCGACCACCTACCCCAAGTCGCTTAGTGATAGGTTTGGACGCTGCGTCGAATATACGGTGACCGGGTGACTAGGAACCTCCGTGGTGAATATGAGATGAATACTACGACAGTCGTACCTTTCGGATGACACAAGACTAGCTCCAGTCCCATTTTCCACATCATGGtcataatattacggctacAAATTATCTGGAAACTCGACCTCAGGGCACCTTAGAGTGCCGGGTACGCAGCACCGTCACCGCGCGGGTCACTTCCCGCAGACCACACGCCCGTCCCCTCAACCGTATCGACGGTATGTCTGATGATCTGCCCGCGGCCAAACAGCCCCCTCTCAGATCCGGTAACCACCTCAACCTTGTGCCCGAGCTTCCGCAGGCCCTCCACCGTCTCCTCCGGCATGCCCTCCTCCACGCTGACAGTCCAGTCAAAGTCGGCGTCCCTCTCGGGCAGGCCCGCAACGATACACACGCGCGGCGCATCGAGCGTCTGCTGCGGCGTGAGACCCGCGACCAGCTGGCCGAGGAGAACCTGCACGTGGCCCTGGGGCTGCATGAACCCGCCCATGACGCCGAAAGCGCTGTGCAGCGACCCGTCCGCCGCGTTGGTCACCATGCCGGGGATGATGGTGTGGTAGGGCCGCTTCCCGGGCGCCAGCCTGTTGGGGTGGTCCGCGTCGAGGCTGAAGTTGGCGCCGCGGTTCTGCAGCGTGAAGCCGCAGCCCTTGGGGATGATGCAGGTGCCGAAACCGCCGTAGTTGCTGTTGATGAAGGACGCGGCGTTGCCGTGCTCGTCCGAGACGGAGAAGTAGACGGTGTCGCTGCTCTGGAGGGCGGGGGAGACGTGTCTGGGGGGCTCGCCGACGTGGAGCTTCTGCGTGGCCTTTGTCGGGTCGAAGAGCTTTGCGCGGGCGGCCGAGTACTCGCGCGAGATGAGGCCGGCCGAGGGCACGGTGACGACGTTGGGGTCGGTGACGTACCAGCTCGCGTCGGTGAAGCCGAGGCGGAGGGCCTCGATGATGGCGTGGAGGTAGGGCGCCGTGTTGTGGTCTTCTGCGGACCAGGCGGGGACGACGCCCGAGTCCT
Proteins encoded in this region:
- a CDS encoding flavoprotein, producing MSKVGVTDDPAAAVAASRSDGKTHLLLCASGSVATIKLPNIIKALGHHKNLAIRVILTASATEFLNGSTEEQPSLAAIRALPNVEGIHLDADEWVQPWRRGSSILHIELRRWADLMLIAPLSANTLAKIVNGFSDNLLTSVVRAWDTDGLIDGRKKKILVATAMNSAMYAHPITAKQVKVLEEEWSWFEVLRPIEKTLACGDTGGGAMMSWEDIVKVTEARLGL
- a CDS encoding U3 small nucleolar ribonucleoprotein Mpp10, with the translated sequence MAAGSSTSSSLTSNTLTFAPGMAAQLPNGGIVDVKALFDNLDAQNRHAFLQPPPAIPSASLQVVKDTLDAFAGQISDEQLRLLKEATKKRKRADGGGARPDVLKIRKVHVDGFETSQVWQQARRIIQSALNHSKETLQELEDRNEVVTNEDNGSESSILSFETASEDIDDDEEGSSDEEELSGSDLEDAEEDSDAEELEGSDVEGLTGDLEDMDEDNEEEDGEEDEEEEEDDEEEYVEDPNGLNDGFFSIDAFNKQTQWFEEQDARGDPNTDANSDDEDIDWNADPMAPSAKSSSSKNKDKDMDMEDDAGSDEEDSEDDGPTFGDMDLNAPEGASDDEDMDDAMDNEEEEFNANGIYFKDFFAPPAKKASKDGKYKKNKSVRFAPKAVQEEDVERAMADVKKDLFDDDSDHGDDSDDALSDASAGDPRSRRSAHERRQAKLAEEIRKLEAESVAKRQWTLTGEASAAERPMNSLLEEDMSFEHLGKPVPIITAEASESIEELIKRRILAQDFDEVARRRPGAENMPENTRRGLVELDDSKSGKGLAEIYEEEHVKNADPDNYVSKSDEKLAKEEAEMERMWRDLSAKLDSLSNWHYKPKAAAPSLTVVSDAATIAMEDAQPATAQGVSGGQSMIAPQEVYKAGRETAEKGEVVLGKSGLPMAREEMSREDKVRRRRREKERIRKAGGTDKKPLGKKAQMQKDTMADLKKGGVKVINRKGEVVGLDGNKAKAEVKATSSSFKL
- a CDS encoding glutaredoxin, which produces MFSRTFLRSNFARQAVRPAARPIAFRAPLPFLTQHRLISDETKQAIENAVGSAPVVLFMKGTPETPQCGFSRASIQILGLQGVDPSKFAAFNVLADPELRQGIKEFSDWPTIPQLYVDKEFVGGCDILVSMHQNGELAKLLEEKKVLAETEGEGEKKE